Proteins from a genomic interval of Gloeocapsa sp. PCC 73106:
- the hxpB gene encoding hexitol phosphatase HxpB, protein MIKAVIFDMDGLLIDSEPLWQQAEMEVFKQVNIPLNHKLCKQTTGLRIDEVVEYWYQKFPWKSATKRKLAEDIIKRVIELISLQGEPKEGVGEIISFLETRNVKIAIASSSAYPIIDVVINKLGIKEIFQEIYSAAEEEYGKPHPGVYLTTARKLQVLPQECLVLEDSLNGVIAAKAAQMKCIAIPEVFPDYPSQFTIADLVLRSLSEINRDIWDTLNHP, encoded by the coding sequence ATGATTAAAGCGGTAATTTTTGACATGGATGGTCTCTTGATTGATTCTGAACCTCTATGGCAACAAGCCGAAATGGAGGTATTTAAACAGGTTAATATACCTCTAAATCACAAGCTATGCAAACAAACAACGGGATTGAGAATTGATGAAGTTGTAGAATATTGGTATCAGAAATTTCCCTGGAAGAGTGCTACCAAGAGAAAATTAGCGGAAGATATTATCAAAAGAGTAATTGAATTAATTTCTCTTCAAGGGGAGCCCAAAGAAGGGGTTGGAGAAATCATTAGTTTTCTGGAAACTAGAAATGTTAAAATAGCTATAGCGTCTTCTTCGGCTTATCCTATTATTGATGTGGTTATTAATAAATTGGGAATCAAAGAAATATTTCAAGAGATTTATTCAGCTGCGGAAGAAGAATACGGAAAACCCCATCCAGGTGTTTATTTAACCACAGCGCGCAAACTCCAAGTGTTACCCCAGGAATGTCTAGTTTTAGAAGACTCTCTCAATGGCGTAATCGCAGCTAAAGCCGCTCAAATGAAATGTATTGCGATTCCCGAGGTTTTTCCCGATTATCCATCTCAATTTACTATCGCCGATTTAGTACTCAGGTCCCTATCGGAGATTAACAGGGATATATGGGACACGCTTAATCATCCCTAG
- a CDS encoding chromophore lyase CpcT/CpeT, with product MSLSFPLVTLASYLAGEFENREQAIAEPAWYVNLRLWLRPVPDLWSDSLTLFAEQASTLKLDQPYRPRLLRLRQAPELVVEHYMFKELQAFIGSGRQPEKLKALTLEQIEFLPGCTLKVQQHNQQFQALPQPGETCCFQYQGSTYQVSLGFEVNEAELSTYDRGIDSATGKAIWGAILGPYRFKKLQHYYW from the coding sequence ATGAGTTTATCTTTTCCCCTAGTGACCCTAGCTAGCTATTTAGCCGGCGAATTTGAGAATCGAGAGCAAGCGATCGCCGAACCTGCGTGGTACGTAAACTTACGTTTATGGTTGCGTCCCGTGCCCGACTTATGGAGCGATAGTCTCACCCTTTTTGCTGAACAAGCGAGCACCCTTAAATTAGATCAACCCTATCGTCCTCGTTTACTGCGTCTACGACAAGCTCCAGAATTAGTCGTCGAACATTATATGTTTAAAGAGCTTCAAGCTTTCATTGGATCGGGACGTCAACCCGAGAAACTAAAAGCACTCACACTAGAGCAAATAGAATTCTTACCGGGTTGTACCCTCAAAGTGCAGCAGCATAACCAGCAATTTCAAGCGTTACCCCAGCCTGGGGAAACCTGTTGTTTTCAATACCAAGGTTCAACCTATCAAGTTAGTCTGGGTTTTGAAGTTAATGAAGCAGAACTTAGTACTTACGATCGCGGTATTGATTCAGCTACCGGAAAAGCGATTTGGGGAGCGATTCTTGGTCCCTATCGCTTTAAAAAACTCCAACACTATTATTGGTAA
- a CDS encoding response regulator, producing the protein MLAVNNYSSMHLSYTQETLEQNVSIITILRRIVETKSTGYLRINWQGIRWAVYLSQGNIIYCTNSLKPEEKIERHLRYFSKHNTDVTSANIAKARLLLLKNIKQDSYNPEYQVLYWLYQQKILPPTQSYSLIFRLVQESLESLLLVTRNDYTWQYEESQAVEPILIRFFLSNLLGKTEERLKSWRELTPEIESTYQSPYISREEHPNPKLLEETRRKYGKILVGCNFRQLGARLAQDELVVAQKIHPLILQGLVKLNAPESPFNQLPSLLIPVASADNEKLILCVDDSLTVIKVINHYLSSLKLKIHAVTESPKALMEIIRLKPNLILLDIGMPDLDGYRLCSLIRNHSALSEIPIIMVTGKNGLIDRAKAKISGATDYLTKPFSQDKLNEIVVKYLKQ; encoded by the coding sequence ATGTTAGCCGTCAACAATTATTCTAGTATGCACTTATCTTATACTCAAGAAACTTTAGAGCAAAATGTATCCATTATTACAATTTTAAGAAGGATCGTCGAGACAAAATCTACAGGGTATTTACGCATAAATTGGCAAGGAATTCGATGGGCAGTATATCTATCTCAAGGTAACATTATCTATTGCACGAATTCTTTAAAACCAGAAGAGAAAATAGAGCGTCATCTTCGCTACTTTAGCAAGCATAACACCGATGTTACCAGCGCCAACATAGCTAAGGCTCGTTTACTACTGCTCAAAAATATCAAACAAGATAGTTATAATCCCGAGTACCAAGTTTTGTACTGGTTATATCAACAAAAAATCCTACCACCGACTCAAAGTTATAGCTTGATTTTTCGTTTGGTTCAAGAATCTTTGGAATCTCTTTTGCTAGTAACAAGAAACGATTATACTTGGCAGTATGAAGAATCTCAAGCCGTGGAACCTATTTTAATTCGGTTTTTTCTCAGTAACTTGTTAGGGAAAACCGAAGAAAGACTAAAAAGTTGGAGAGAATTAACCCCCGAAATTGAATCAACTTATCAATCGCCTTATATCTCTAGAGAAGAACACCCCAATCCCAAATTGCTGGAAGAAACTAGACGTAAATATGGCAAAATTTTAGTCGGTTGTAACTTCCGTCAATTGGGAGCAAGATTAGCTCAAGATGAATTAGTAGTAGCCCAAAAAATTCACCCACTGATTCTTCAAGGCTTAGTTAAACTAAATGCACCGGAGTCTCCTTTTAATCAGTTACCTAGTTTATTAATTCCTGTAGCTAGTGCTGATAATGAGAAGTTAATTTTATGTGTAGACGATAGTTTAACGGTGATTAAAGTTATTAACCATTATTTGAGTTCTCTCAAGCTCAAAATTCACGCCGTCACCGAATCTCCCAAAGCGCTGATGGAAATTATACGCTTAAAACCCAATTTAATTCTGTTAGATATAGGTATGCCCGATTTAGACGGTTATCGTCTCTGTAGCTTAATTCGGAATCACTCCGCCTTGAGTGAAATCCCCATCATTATGGTAACAGGAAAAAATGGCTTGATTGATCGCGCTAAAGCGAAAATTTCCGGTGCAACAGATTACTTGACCAAGCCCTTTAGTCAAGATAAACTCAACGAAATAGTAGTTAAGTACTTAAAACAATGA
- the psb29 gene encoding photosystem II biogenesis protein Psp29: MEKVRTVSDTKRDFYAHHTRPINSIYRRVVEELIVELHLLSVNQNFRVDPIYCLGVVTSFDRFMQGYRPEEDKASILASLCQAVGGKLEQYRDHANQVLNLAKRLHGVDDLLAWFKHPQPVEGEFALAEAVSAIALNQSFKYSRMFGIGLYTMLGEKNLELLQDKPARDKITAQFAEVLPVSSDKLQKDFELYQANLEKMKQMIIVVEEALEAERKKRAKKSLELETKKDD, encoded by the coding sequence GTGGAAAAAGTTCGCACTGTTTCAGATACTAAGCGAGATTTCTATGCTCATCACACTCGTCCGATCAATTCTATCTATCGACGAGTAGTAGAGGAGTTGATTGTAGAGTTGCACCTGTTATCGGTCAATCAGAATTTTCGCGTTGATCCGATTTACTGTCTCGGGGTAGTCACTTCCTTTGATCGTTTTATGCAAGGTTACCGTCCGGAAGAAGATAAAGCTTCGATTCTTGCATCTCTGTGTCAAGCAGTTGGGGGTAAACTAGAGCAGTACCGTGATCACGCCAATCAGGTTCTCAATTTAGCTAAACGTCTTCATGGGGTAGACGATTTACTCGCTTGGTTCAAACATCCTCAACCAGTAGAGGGAGAATTTGCTTTAGCTGAAGCGGTGAGCGCGATCGCACTCAATCAGAGCTTCAAATATAGTCGTATGTTTGGAATTGGTTTGTATACTATGCTTGGGGAAAAGAATCTAGAGTTACTCCAAGATAAACCAGCTCGAGACAAAATTACCGCTCAATTCGCCGAGGTTTTACCAGTGTCATCTGATAAGCTACAAAAAGATTTTGAATTGTATCAAGCTAACTTAGAAAAAATGAAGCAGATGATTATCGTAGTAGAAGAAGCCTTGGAAGCTGAGCGCAAAAAACGAGCTAAAAAAAGTCTCGAACTAGAGACTAAAAAAGATGATTAA